One region of Purpureocillium takamizusanense chromosome 4, complete sequence genomic DNA includes:
- a CDS encoding uncharacterized protein (EggNog:ENOG503P084~COG:C): MEDSTRLLEEHKAAVARIQKQVKHFYDNKKHFRVYHGSTSSTRPLQFKRDAIVDTSDMGRLFPVNLDTMTVQAEPKVPMDALAAHCLAKGVVPKIVMEFKGITVGGGYSGFSGESSMYRYGLFNNTVSDIEIVLGDGSLETASRTHNADLLEHAAGSLGTFGIVTLLTIELIPATPYVQVDLQLVEDVTKAHDIFEAATADDAIHFIDGVYFRKGRIAIMFARFVDRPPAPDKVLKKMQVHWFADTIEDILDKRPTAEKPTSIYMTTTDYLFRYDHGAFWGGKLAFKHFHVPQNALTRRLADPFLDSRTCYHALHKSGLANEYVVQDFGIPASTVTEFISYVNETLPELQIFLAPCKAPRDIGLSSRFNERVAEVADQRIFAVGVYGRGPRDPKAFYELNRKLELRSAELLGAKLLYARTYYTEDEFWLIYRKDIYEEMRKKYKAETLPTVFQKLQADMDTGAGKRRPVRGILETMWDKATGNKEYLLKK, translated from the coding sequence ATGGAGGACAGCACCAggctcctcgaggagcacaaggccgccgtcgcgcgcatCCAGAAGCAGGTCAAGCACTTTTACGACAACAAGAAGCACTTTCGCGTCTATCATGGGTccacgagctcgacgcgccCGCTACAGTTCAAGCGCGATGCCATCGTCGACACGAGCGACATGGGCCGCCTCTTCCCTGTCAACCTCGACACCATGACGGTCCAGGCCGAGCCCAAGGTCCCCAtggacgccctcgccgcacACTGCCTCGCCAAGGGCGTCGTCCCCAAGATCGTCATGGAGTTCAAGGGCATCaccgttggcggcggctacTCGGGCTTCTCGGGCGAGAGCAGCATGTACCGCTACGGCCTCTTCAACAACACCGTCTCCGACATCGAgatcgtcctcggcgacggctcccTCGAGACCGCCAGCCGCACCCACAACGCCGACCTgctcgagcacgccgccggcagcctCGGCACCTTTGGCATCGTCACCCTCCTCACCATCGAGCTCATCCCCGCCACCCCCTACGTCCAGGTCGacctgcagctcgtcgaggacgtcacCAAGGCCCACGACATCTtcgaggccgccaccgccgacgacgccatccacttcatcgacggcgtctACTTCCGCAagggccgcatcgccatcatgtttgcccgcttcgtcgacaggccccccgcccccgacAAGGTGCTCAAGAAGATGCAGGTTCACTGGTTCGCCGACACCATCGAGGACATCCTCGACAAGCGGCCCACGGCCGAGAAGCCCACCTCCATCTACATGACCACGACCGACTACCTCTTCCGCTACGACCACGGCGCCTTCTGGGGCGGCAAGCTCGCCTTCAAGCACTTCCACGTGCCGCAAAACGCcctcacccgccgcctcgccgaccccTTCCTCGACAGCCGCACCTGCTACCACGCCCTGCACAAGTCGGGCCTCGCCAACGAGTACGTGGTACAGGACTTTGGCATCCCCGCCAGCACCGTCACCGAGTTCATCTCGTACGTCAACGAGACGCTGCCCGAGCTGCAAATCTTCCTCGCCCCCTGCAAGGCGCCCCGCGACATCGGCCTGAGCTCGCGCTTCaacgagcgcgtcgccgaggtggccGACCAGCGCAtctttgccgtcggcgtctaCGGCCGCGGGCCTCGCGACCCCAAGGCCTTTTACGAGCTCAACCGCAAGCTCgagctgcgcagcgccgagctgctcggcgccaAGCTGCTATACGCCCGCACCTACTACACCGAGGACGAGTTCTGGCTCATCTATCGCAAGGATATTTACGAGGAGATGCGCAAAAAGTACAAGGCCGAGACCCTGCCCACCGTCTTTCAGAAGCTCCAGGCCGACATGGAcacgggcgccggcaagAGGCGGCCCGTCCGGGGCATCCTCGAGACCATGTGGGACAAGGCCACCGGAAACAAGGAGTACCTGCTGAAGAAGTGA
- a CDS encoding uncharacterized protein (COG:S~EggNog:ENOG503P72A) codes for MTMAGFALRRATHDDVEALCDVYLSAFRDEVFSRQVFPREPSSDTGRAYWRRAFAEELREPDATFLVAVEPCYSDDDNDDDGVRAAAAAAVRETAAAVGETTAAVGKAAASRETVVGFVKWVAPGAPPHDFSEDGGGYPPDGLPDVAALYYKRLFEGHRRCVGDRPHWYLDMVGVRREVMGRGAARQLLDWGLQRAARDGVPCFVESTGDARAFYERFGFSEVDRMSVDTPQGEAVVVFMLREGAFAPPNG; via the coding sequence ATGACGATGGCCGGGTTtgcgctgcggcgcgccacgcacgacgacgttgaGGCCCTCTGCGACGTCTACCTGTCCGCGTTTCGCGACGAGGTCTTTAGCCGGCAGGTCTTCCCGCGGGAGCCCTCGTCCGACACGGGGAGGGCGTACTGGCGGCGCGCCTttgccgaggagctgcgcgagcccGACGCTACGTTTCTCGTTGCAGTGGAGCCGTGCTACAGCGATGATGATaatgatgacgatggcgtgcgtgcggcagcagcagcagcagtgagggaaacggcggcagcagtgggTGAGACGACAGCAGCCGTAGGCAAGGCGGCAGCATCCCGGGAGACagtcgtcggcttcgtcaaATGGGTCGcccccggcgcgccgccgcacgacttctccgaggacggcggcggctaccCGCCCGACGGGCTGCCCGACGTCGCGGCACTGTACTACAAGCGGCTCTTCGAGGGCCACCGGCGCTGCGTGGGCGACAGGCCGCACTGGTACCTCGACATGGTGGGCGTGCGGCGCGAGGTCATGGGCaggggcgcggcgaggcagctCCTGGACTGGGGCCTGCAGAGGGCCGCGCGGGACGGGGTGCCGTGCTTCGTCGAGTCGACGGGCGATGCGCGGGCCTTTTACGAGCGCTTCGGCTTCAGCGAGGTGGACCGGATGAGCGTCGACACGCCGCAGGGCGAGGCAGTGGTGGTCTTTATGCTGAGAGAGGGAGCATTCGCACCACCCAACGGCTAG
- a CDS encoding uncharacterized protein (EggNog:ENOG50KOG0581~COG:G): protein MITLGPSRRELVDPFACSFYSFNMPSMVEQIPVRSHAKLRFISRGATSWVYRVEQDLVLKIARDRATNAFKHENTIYDELEQHGPCPYLLQSILRLPRLNFLPVMGWGSLEQLIKNSQRRGSGGEIDVLHTVSQTQAEQWAMEMAGAMAWLESMGYVHGDLRPANMLIDDTDHVKLADFDSVCRIGSPCPGSAPPWARVLGDEAGPDKGTFGTNGPRTEQFAFGSILYTITRGLEPYEDERDSVKVLDWLQDMVFPSLGESGTDGIIGRCWRGLYPSIKSLFEETTQLEGTSTLSQPTVLSVEDISALRERCNRLLDDELKEALRDFCVFET, encoded by the coding sequence ATGATAACGTTAGGCCCTTCTCGGCGTGAACTAGTCGACCCATTTGCCTGCTCGTTTTATTCATTCAACATGCCATCGATGGTTGAGCAGATACCCGTGCGGTCTCATGCCAAGTTGCGCTTCATATCCCGCGGCGCAACAAGCTGGGTATATCGAGTCGAACAAGACCTCGTCCTAAAGATTGCCAGGGATCGGGCAACAAACGCGTTCAAGCACGAGAACACGATATACGATGAGCTCGAACAGCATGGACCTTGCCCGTATCTCCTCCAAAGCATCTTACGACTCCCGCGCTTGAACTTTCTGCCCGTCATGGGCTGGGGTTCCCTGGAACAATTAATCAAGAATAGTCAACGACGCGGTTCTGGCGGCGAGATCGACGTCCTGCACACTGTATCCCAGACGCAGGCCGAGCAGTGGGCAATGGAGATGGCCGGGGCGATGGCGTGGCTGGAGTCCATGGGCTACGTTCACGGCGACCTGAGACCAGCAAATATGCTGATTGACGATACGGACCACGTCAAGCTGGCCGACTTTGATTCTGTCTGCAGAATCGGGTCTCCTTGCCCCGGCAGCGCACCGCCTTGGGCTCGGGTGCTGGGAGATGAGGCAGGTCCAGACAAGGGCACATTCGGCACGAATGGCCCACGAACTGAGCAATTTGCCTTTGGATCCATCTTATACACCATCACACGCGGATTGGAGCCGTACGAAGACGAACGCGATAGCGTCAAAGTCCTTGACTGGCTTCAAGACATGGTTTTTCCCAGCCTGGGTGAGAGTGGCACAGATGGTATCATCGGCCGGTGTTGGAGAGGGTTGTATCCTTCCATCAAGTCCCTCTTTGAGGAAACCACCCAGTTGGAAGGCACGTCTACATTGTCGCAGCCAACGGTCCTCAGCGTTGAGGATATATCAGCACTGCGGGAGCGCTGCAACCGCTTGCTTGATGACGAATTGAAGGAAGCGCTGCGGGACTTTTGCGTGTTCGAGACATAG
- a CDS encoding uncharacterized protein (EggNog:ENOG503P2BN~COG:G), with protein sequence MASTTVNDAAKALKALHVPKSPVVLTNVWDVASLNTVLSLNNDASSGSGSKPVTAIATASWAIAASEGLADEDLTWEQNLAAISRVAPVARAAGLPLSCDLQDGYGARIDEVVAAAVRAGASGANIEDSIPAAGFGRGIAGSLYPVDEQVRRLRGALKAAAEAGCPDFVLNARCDVFCLDDDDGTNGRATTARLDDETRLREAIARGKAFLEAGATTVFYWGGPRGGLSRESVRALVEALDGRVAVLLSAYAGGPTVKELGELGVARISIGPTLFRVAMAAAARAAKGILVDAGGMPTI encoded by the coding sequence ATGGCTTCCACAACCGTCaacgacgcggccaaggccctcaaggCGCTGCACGTGCCCAAGTCGCCCGTCGTCCTGACCAACGTTTGGGACGTCGCCTCCCTCAACACGGTGCTGTCGCTCAACAAcgacgccagcagcggcagcggcagcaagccCGTCACGGCCATCGCTacggcgtcgtgggccatcgccgccagcgagggcctcgccgacgaggacctcaCCTGGGAGCAGAACCTGGCGGCCATCTCGCgcgtcgcgcccgtcgcccgcgcggccggcctgccgctgAGCTGCGACCTGCAGGACGGCTACGGCGCGcgcatcgacgaggtggtggcggcggcggtgcgcgcgggcgcgtcgggcgcCAACATCGAGGACAGCAtccccgcggcgggcttcggccgcggcatcgccggcTCGCTGtaccccgtcgacgagcaggtccggcggctgcgcggcgcgctcaaggccgcggcggaggcggggtGTCCGGACTTTGTGCTCAACGCGCGGTGCGACGTCTTTTGCCtagacgacgatgacgggacGAACGGGAGggcaacgacggcgaggctcgacgacgagacgcgacTGCGCGAGGCTATCGCCCGCGGCAAGGCgttcctcgaggccggcgccacgACCGTCTTCTACTGGGGCGGGCCGAGGGGCGGGCTGAGCCGCGAGAGCGTGCgggcgctcgtcgaggcgctggacgGGCGCGTGGCCGTCCTGCTGTCGGCGTACGCGGGCGGGCCGACGGTCAaggagctgggcgagctgggcgtcgcgaGGATCAGCATCGGTCCGACGCTGTTCagggtggccatggcggcggcggcgagggcggccaagGGCATCCTCGTGGATGCCGGAGGGATGCCGACCATTTGA